One genomic window of Candidatus Zixiibacteriota bacterium includes the following:
- the map gene encoding type I methionyl aminopeptidase has protein sequence MIFIKTDAQIEIMRKAGRIVAKTLALVEREIKPGITTAELDKMAEEYILSEGARPGFKGYQGFPATACISIDDEVVHGIPGSRKLVEGQIASVDLGCIVDGFYGDAAATFPVGEISEEKRKLLEVTRRSLEAGIAQVRDGVRLGAISSTIQKVVEEAGFSVVRDMVGHGVGKNLHEDPQVPHFGPADAGPVLKKGMVLAIEPMVNIGDYKVHQKTDGWTIVTSDGSDSAHFEHTVAVTADGADILTLL, from the coding sequence GTGATTTTTATTAAGACCGATGCCCAGATTGAAATAATGCGTAAAGCCGGCAGAATAGTGGCCAAGACCCTGGCTCTGGTCGAGAGAGAAATAAAGCCGGGGATTACCACCGCGGAACTTGACAAAATGGCTGAGGAATATATTTTGTCAGAGGGTGCCCGGCCGGGTTTCAAGGGATATCAAGGTTTTCCGGCGACGGCCTGTATTTCTATTGACGATGAGGTTGTCCACGGAATCCCTGGCTCCCGGAAACTGGTTGAAGGGCAGATTGCCTCGGTGGATCTTGGATGTATTGTCGATGGTTTTTATGGTGATGCTGCCGCGACTTTTCCAGTTGGGGAAATTTCTGAAGAAAAAAGGAAACTTCTCGAGGTGACCAGACGTTCTCTGGAGGCCGGGATTGCCCAGGTCAGGGATGGTGTTCGCCTCGGCGCGATTTCTTCGACCATTCAGAAAGTCGTGGAAGAGGCTGGTTTTTCGGTTGTCCGGGATATGGTCGGTCACGGGGTGGGGAAGAATCTGCATGAGGATCCCCAGGTTCCGCATTTTGGCCCGGCCGATGCCGGCCCGGTGTTAAAAAAAGGAATGGTTCTGGCCATTGAGCCCATGGTGAATATCGGTGATTATAAAGTCCATCAGAAGACCGATGGGTGGACAATCGTAACGTCAGATGGATCTGACTCGGCTCATTTCGAGCATACGGTTGCCGTCACCGCTGATGGGGCGGACATTTTGACTTTATTATAA
- the infA gene encoding translation initiation factor IF-1 has translation MAKEDTIQVEGKILEPLPNAMFKVELDNGHVVLAHISGKMRMHFIKILPGDRVTLELSPYDLSRGRIIYRYK, from the coding sequence ATGGCAAAAGAAGATACAATACAGGTGGAAGGCAAGATACTGGAACCATTACCGAATGCTATGTTTAAGGTCGAGCTTGATAACGGTCACGTTGTCCTGGCCCATATCTCGGGTAAGATGAGAATGCATTTTATCAAGATTCTGCCGGGTGACCGGGTGACCCTGGAATTGTCGCCATACGATCTTAGTCGGGGCCGAATTATATATAGATACAAATGA
- the rpsD gene encoding 30S ribosomal protein S4 encodes MARYRDANCKLCRREGEKLFLKGHRCVTDKCAFERRAFAPGQHGQRMRYKVSDYGKQLREKQKVRRIYGILEKQFRNYFAEADRRKGVTGETLLQLLETRLDNIVYRLGFAPSRKAARQLVRHRHFLVNGRIVDIPSFQVKPHDVIKVKDRSKNMDSIHSSLKEFAQTDELGWLRLNKAALEAELLEIPSRGNIPVSANEQLIVELYSK; translated from the coding sequence ATGGCTCGATATCGTGACGCTAACTGCAAGCTGTGTCGCCGCGAGGGCGAAAAGCTCTTTTTGAAGGGGCATCGGTGTGTGACCGATAAGTGCGCTTTCGAGAGAAGGGCCTTTGCTCCCGGACAGCATGGGCAGAGAATGCGCTATAAGGTTTCCGATTATGGAAAACAGCTTCGGGAAAAACAAAAGGTCCGTCGTATTTACGGTATTCTTGAAAAACAATTTCGTAATTATTTCGCCGAGGCCGACCGGAGAAAGGGCGTAACGGGGGAAACCCTTTTGCAACTCCTGGAAACACGCCTTGATAATATCGTTTATCGGCTGGGATTTGCACCGTCACGAAAAGCGGCCAGACAGCTGGTTCGCCATCGTCATTTTCTGGTCAACGGCCGTATTGTGGACATTCCGTCATTTCAGGTCAAACCGCATGACGTTATCAAGGTGAAGGATCGATCCAAGAATATGGATTCGATTCATTCGTCATTGAAGGAATTCGCCCAGACCGATGAACTCGGTTGGCTCCGGTTGAACAAGGCGGCACTCGAAGCGGAACTGCTGGAAATCCCCAGCCGGGGGAATATCCCCGTTTCCGCCAATGAGCAGTTAATCGTGGAATTGTATTCTAAATAG
- the rplQ gene encoding 50S ribosomal protein L17, with product MRHQIKVRKLSRTKSHRDAMLANMAISLFDNRTIETTEARAKELKKIADRLITTAKKDSLAARREVARTIKNKAVLKKLFNDIIPHFKERQSGFTRVMRVGYRRGDSAVISMVELLTPKPKIEKEKTKKEKKVAKN from the coding sequence ATGCGACATCAGATAAAGGTCAGAAAACTAAGCCGAACCAAATCCCACCGGGATGCCATGCTTGCCAATATGGCTATATCGCTTTTTGATAATCGGACCATTGAAACGACCGAGGCCAGGGCCAAAGAGCTGAAAAAAATAGCCGATCGGTTAATTACGACAGCCAAAAAGGACAGTCTTGCGGCGCGGCGGGAAGTGGCCCGAACTATTAAGAATAAGGCTGTATTGAAAAAGCTGTTTAATGATATTATCCCGCATTTTAAGGAACGCCAGTCGGGTTTCACGCGTGTGATGCGGGTCGGTTATCGCCGTGGTGACAGTGCTGTGATATCAATGGTGGAACTTTTGACCCCAAAACCAAAGATTGAAAAAGAGAAAACCAAGAAGGAAAAGAAGGTCGCCAAGAACTAA
- the plsY gene encoding glycerol-3-phosphate 1-O-acyltransferase PlsY has protein sequence MYGTAAIISGYLLGAIPFALIIARMFGIGDIRRVGSGNIGATNAWRAAGPAAGILVAVFDIGKGVLAVLLVSIYPDSSIPAEYLKLIAGMAAVVGHIFPIFLLFRGGKGVNTALGVMLTLLPIEALIALLVFILTVSLSRYISLGSILAAFAFFVAVVIAWSLKLADIPILYVLIAALLMLLIIFSHRSNIKRLLNGTENRFAIHSGQSAEGKGDNV, from the coding sequence ATGTACGGTACAGCGGCGATTATCAGCGGTTACCTTCTGGGAGCCATTCCCTTTGCGCTGATTATTGCCCGGATGTTCGGCATCGGGGATATCCGCAGGGTTGGCTCCGGGAATATCGGTGCCACCAATGCCTGGCGGGCGGCAGGGCCGGCCGCGGGGATTCTGGTGGCTGTTTTCGATATTGGGAAGGGTGTTCTGGCTGTGTTACTTGTATCGATTTATCCCGATTCGTCGATTCCGGCGGAATACCTTAAGCTGATTGCCGGAATGGCCGCTGTTGTCGGCCATATCTTTCCGATTTTTTTGTTGTTTCGCGGCGGTAAAGGAGTCAATACCGCCTTGGGTGTGATGCTAACCCTGCTTCCTATCGAAGCCCTAATTGCCTTACTGGTTTTCATCCTGACCGTGTCGCTCAGCCGATATATTTCTCTGGGTTCCATTCTGGCCGCCTTCGCTTTTTTTGTCGCGGTTGTAATTGCTTGGAGCCTGAAACTGGCGGATATACCTATTCTTTATGTCCTGATCGCGGCGTTGTTGATGCTTTTAATTATTTTCAGCCACAGATCCAATATTAAAAGACTCCTGAATGGTACCGAAAACAGGTTTGCCATTCATTCCGGGCAATCAGCGGAAGGGAAGGGTGATAATGTCTGA
- the rpsM gene encoding 30S ribosomal protein S13: protein MARIAGVDLPKDKRIEVGLTYIFGIGQTSSRRILSITGIDPDTRVRKLTEEDVAKLRNVIESEFKVEGALRGEISMNIKRLIDIGSYRGLRHRRGLPVRGQRTKTNARTRKGPRRTVAGKKKAPTAK from the coding sequence TTGGCGCGAATTGCCGGGGTGGATTTACCCAAGGACAAAAGAATAGAGGTGGGCCTGACATACATTTTCGGTATCGGCCAGACTTCGTCCCGCAGAATTCTTAGCATAACCGGTATCGACCCCGATACCCGGGTCCGTAAGCTGACGGAAGAAGACGTTGCCAAACTTCGTAATGTCATTGAAAGCGAGTTTAAGGTTGAGGGTGCGTTGCGCGGTGAAATCTCCATGAATATAAAAAGACTGATAGATATCGGCAGTTATCGCGGGCTCAGACATCGCCGCGGCCTGCCTGTCCGAGGTCAGCGTACCAAGACCAATGCCCGAACCCGCAAAGGGCCCAGAAGAACCGTGGCCGGCAAGAAAAAGGCTCCTACGGCGAAGTAA
- a CDS encoding DNA-directed RNA polymerase subunit alpha → MKWKPLQMPKEVISDQSSATENYSRFIFEPLERGFGNTLGNSLRRVLLNSIQGAAVVSIRIDGALHEFDSLEDVYEDITEIVLNVKKMRVKLHADEMKTVFLKINKKGKITAGMFNIDPEIEILNPDLHVAELVTDRDFSIEIDIDSGRSYVIAEQNKRPDAPVGTIFIDALFSPIIKVNYEVENTRVGQRTDYDRLIMEITTDGSITPEDALSFGAKILKDHLQLLINIDEEIEIEEEEEEDEETVRIRQLLQTRVDELELSVRSSNCLRAANIQTLSDLVSKTESEMLKYRNFGRKSLNELNAILDELNLSFGMDISRYLETKS, encoded by the coding sequence ATGAAATGGAAACCATTGCAGATGCCGAAAGAAGTCATTTCGGACCAGTCTTCGGCGACTGAAAACTATTCAAGGTTTATTTTCGAACCTCTCGAAAGGGGTTTCGGGAATACCCTGGGCAATTCACTTAGACGCGTCCTGTTAAATTCCATCCAGGGTGCGGCAGTGGTGTCAATAAGGATTGATGGCGCCCTGCATGAGTTCGACTCGCTTGAGGATGTCTACGAAGATATCACCGAGATCGTCCTTAATGTCAAAAAAATGCGGGTCAAACTGCATGCCGATGAAATGAAGACGGTTTTTCTTAAAATCAATAAAAAAGGAAAAATTACCGCCGGGATGTTTAATATCGATCCCGAGATTGAAATTCTCAATCCCGATCTGCATGTTGCCGAACTGGTCACGGATCGCGATTTTTCCATAGAAATCGATATCGATTCCGGGCGCAGTTATGTCATCGCCGAGCAAAATAAACGTCCCGATGCACCGGTCGGCACCATTTTCATCGACGCCCTGTTTTCACCGATCATCAAGGTCAATTACGAGGTCGAAAACACTCGGGTCGGTCAGCGAACCGACTATGATCGTTTGATAATGGAAATAACCACCGACGGTTCCATTACGCCGGAGGATGCCCTTTCGTTCGGAGCCAAAATTCTCAAAGATCATCTTCAGCTACTCATCAACATCGATGAGGAAATCGAGATCGAGGAGGAAGAAGAAGAAGACGAGGAAACCGTCAGGATTCGGCAATTGCTTCAAACAAGAGTTGATGAGTTGGAACTTTCGGTTCGTTCCTCAAACTGTCTCCGGGCCGCCAATATTCAGACTCTGTCCGATCTTGTCTCCAAAACGGAATCGGAAATGCTCAAATATCGTAATTTCGGACGTAAATCGCTTAACGAATTAAACGCCATTCTGGATGAATTGAATCTGTCATTTGGAATGGATATCTCCAGGTATCTGGAGACCAAGTCATAG
- the rpsK gene encoding 30S ribosomal protein S11, with product MAEQKKKVKIKKRIGKIDSFGVAHIKATFNNTIVTISDSQGRTVSWASAGKVGFKGSKKSTPFAAQMAAKSSATEAMDAGIRKIEVWVKGPGAGREAAIRSLSAAGLEITALKDVTPIPHNGCRPPKRRRV from the coding sequence GTGGCTGAACAGAAGAAAAAAGTCAAAATCAAAAAACGAATTGGCAAAATTGATAGTTTCGGGGTTGCCCATATCAAGGCCACCTTTAACAATACCATTGTAACCATAAGCGATTCACAGGGGCGGACTGTTTCATGGGCCTCGGCCGGCAAGGTCGGTTTTAAGGGTTCTAAAAAATCCACGCCGTTCGCGGCTCAGATGGCGGCCAAATCGAGCGCCACTGAGGCGATGGATGCCGGAATCCGTAAAATCGAAGTTTGGGTTAAAGGTCCCGGGGCAGGACGTGAAGCGGCTATTCGTTCGCTTTCCGCGGCCGGGTTAGAAATCACCGCCCTGAAAGATGTGACGCCGATTCCACACAATGGTTGCCGTCCGCCCAAACGGCGGCGGGTCTGA
- a CDS encoding NAD(P)-dependent glycerol-3-phosphate dehydrogenase: MSEKIVVLGAGSWGIAIANLLSENGHRVIMWEFNKTDFEYLKNNRMHEKKLPGITIADSISITNDLGDTVVDAAYIVLAIPAQRIRAVCLSLNKFLTGPMGFINLAKGIEMESLMRMSEVIESVIFPEYIANGHVATLSGPSHAEEVARHIPTSVVAASVDVDYARRIQHLFNNRHFRVYRSGDLIGVELGGALKNIIAIASGVTQGLGFGDNTTGALLTRGLAEITRMGVKLGADPLTFAGLSGLGDLITTCISRHSRNRFVGDRIGRGEILADILAGMAMVAEGVDTCRSGYAMAGKYEVEMPITVEVYRILFENKPPGEALADLMGRSLKEEVWS, translated from the coding sequence ATGTCTGAAAAAATAGTGGTTCTGGGTGCCGGTAGTTGGGGAATTGCCATTGCTAATCTTCTTTCCGAAAACGGTCACCGGGTAATCATGTGGGAATTCAATAAAACCGATTTCGAATATCTAAAGAATAACCGCATGCATGAAAAGAAATTGCCTGGAATAACAATTGCCGATTCCATTTCGATTACCAATGATCTCGGAGATACTGTGGTCGACGCCGCCTATATCGTTCTGGCCATTCCGGCTCAACGAATCAGGGCCGTCTGTCTGTCTCTGAATAAATTTCTAACTGGCCCAATGGGTTTTATTAATCTGGCTAAAGGTATCGAGATGGAAAGCCTGATGAGAATGTCGGAAGTCATTGAATCCGTCATCTTCCCGGAATATATAGCCAATGGCCATGTTGCCACCCTATCCGGTCCCAGTCATGCCGAGGAGGTCGCCCGTCATATCCCTACCAGTGTGGTGGCGGCCTCCGTGGATGTAGATTACGCCCGCCGAATCCAGCATCTTTTTAATAATCGTCATTTCCGAGTCTATCGCTCCGGCGATTTGATTGGTGTGGAACTTGGCGGAGCTCTGAAGAATATCATTGCCATTGCTTCCGGCGTTACCCAGGGGCTGGGTTTCGGGGACAATACCACCGGGGCTTTACTGACCCGGGGATTGGCCGAGATCACCCGGATGGGTGTCAAACTGGGAGCCGACCCACTAACCTTTGCCGGATTATCGGGGTTGGGCGACCTTATAACGACTTGCATTTCCAGACATTCCCGGAATAGATTTGTCGGCGATCGAATCGGGCGGGGTGAGATCCTGGCCGATATTCTGGCCGGGATGGCAATGGTGGCCGAAGGGGTTGATACCTGCCGTTCGGGTTATGCCATGGCCGGGAAATACGAGGTGGAGATGCCAATAACGGTCGAAGTGTATCGAATTCTATTTGAAAATAAACCACCGGGTGAAGCCCTTGCCGACCTGATGGGGCGTTCTTTGAAAGAGGAAGTCTGGAGCTAA
- the rpmJ gene encoding 50S ribosomal protein L36, translated as MKVRSSIKKRCEHCKIIKRKGVLRVICSKNPSHKQRQG; from the coding sequence ATGAAGGTACGTTCGTCGATCAAGAAAAGATGTGAACACTGCAAGATTATCAAGCGTAAAGGCGTTTTGAGAGTTATCTGCAGTAAAAACCCGAGCCACAAACAGCGGCAGGGTTAG